In one Thermococcus sp. 2319x1 genomic region, the following are encoded:
- a CDS encoding IS6 family transposase, whose amino-acid sequence MKCKYCGSENVIKYGKSKGKQCYFCKDCRHKFVENGTFVKMRTKDKVIVTALDLYFEGLSVRKVQRQIAKIFGVKVSQVAIWKWIMKYSKLVKEFVDNLKVELSGNFHVDETMIKCDGEYKWFWEIIDNETKFLVATHLSGERTIEEVIKLFKQAKKRSAERPKRIVVDGLWAYEKGFKKVFYSRYKEHRVEFARKAGIRARETNNVVERLHGTLKDRLKPLRGLKSEETAKIWLDGWFVYYNFIRPHLSLKGKTLAEACGIDLEMENGWEDLIKEATSYQTKLTRFVSNESEI is encoded by the coding sequence ATGAAGTGCAAGTACTGTGGCTCGGAAAATGTAATCAAATACGGAAAAAGCAAAGGAAAGCAATGCTACTTCTGCAAGGATTGCAGGCACAAGTTTGTTGAAAATGGTACTTTTGTTAAGATGAGAACAAAGGATAAAGTCATAGTCACTGCCTTGGATTTGTATTTTGAAGGATTATCAGTTAGAAAAGTTCAAAGACAAATAGCAAAGATATTCGGAGTGAAAGTAAGCCAAGTAGCAATCTGGAAATGGATAATGAAGTATTCTAAGCTTGTTAAAGAATTTGTTGATAATCTGAAGGTTGAATTAAGCGGGAATTTCCATGTTGATGAAACTATGATAAAGTGCGATGGAGAATATAAATGGTTCTGGGAAATAATTGATAATGAAACTAAATTCTTAGTTGCCACTCACTTATCTGGAGAAAGAACGATAGAGGAAGTTATTAAGCTGTTTAAACAAGCAAAGAAAAGATCTGCTGAGAGACCAAAAAGAATAGTTGTAGATGGTTTATGGGCTTATGAGAAAGGTTTCAAGAAAGTTTTCTACAGCAGGTATAAGGAGCATAGAGTTGAATTTGCGAGAAAAGCTGGAATAAGAGCAAGAGAAACAAATAATGTTGTTGAGAGATTGCATGGAACTTTAAAAGATAGGCTAAAACCGTTAAGAGGATTAAAAAGTGAAGAAACGGCTAAGATTTGGTTGGATGGTTGGTTTGTTTACTACAATTTCATAAGACCTCATTTAAGCTTAAAGGGTAAGACACTCGCTGAAGCTTGTGGAATTGATTTGGAAATGGAGAATGGTTGGGAAGACTTGATAAAAGAGGCTACCTCTTATCAAACCAAGTTGACAAGGTTTGTTTCTAACGAATCGGAGATTTAA
- a CDS encoding BtpA/SgcQ family protein, which translates to MNFEEKPLIGMVHLKPLPGSYFYQNNLDNVIEHALKEAKKLEKAGFDAVMIENFNDVPFPKTVEPITVASMSIIAKTIKDEISLPLGINVLRNDAIAAYSIAYSVKADFIRVNVLSGVAYTDQGIIEGEAHKLARLRKLLPSKIKVFADVHVKHAYHFGDFEETLRDTIERGLADAVIISGKRTGSEVGIDKLKLAKELSSVPVLIGSGTTYENLPKLWSYADGFIVGTWIKENGDTKKDIDLERARKLVELVEKLRKGQKG; encoded by the coding sequence ATGAACTTCGAGGAAAAGCCTCTCATCGGAATGGTTCACCTTAAGCCTTTGCCGGGTTCATACTTCTATCAAAATAACCTCGATAATGTTATCGAACATGCCCTAAAGGAAGCAAAAAAATTGGAAAAAGCGGGATTTGATGCCGTGATGATAGAGAACTTTAACGATGTACCCTTTCCGAAAACTGTTGAGCCTATAACCGTTGCCTCTATGAGCATCATTGCTAAAACAATAAAAGACGAGATTTCACTCCCACTTGGCATAAACGTCCTGAGAAATGATGCCATAGCCGCTTATTCCATAGCATATTCTGTAAAGGCGGATTTTATTAGAGTGAACGTCTTAAGTGGAGTTGCATACACGGATCAGGGAATAATTGAGGGGGAAGCTCATAAACTTGCAAGGCTCAGAAAGCTCCTCCCTTCAAAAATTAAGGTGTTTGCAGACGTTCACGTTAAGCATGCATACCACTTCGGAGATTTTGAGGAAACTCTGAGGGATACTATTGAAAGAGGGTTGGCAGATGCCGTCATAATTAGCGGAAAAAGAACGGGTAGCGAAGTGGGGATAGATAAGCTAAAACTTGCCAAAGAACTTTCAAGTGTTCCCGTCTTGATTGGCTCTGGGACAACTTATGAGAATTTACCAAAACTGTGGAGCTACGCAGATGGGTTTATTGTCGGGACATGGATTAAAGAAAATGGAGACACAAAGAAGGACATCGACCTAGAAAGGGCAAGAAAGTTAGTGGAACTGGTGGAAAAACTCCGAAAAGGACAAAAAGGTTAA
- a CDS encoding RNA ligase partner protein, which translates to MIRFVLDTSIFVNPDIRNKFGENPTEAMKKFLEYAERLFGRVEFYMPPGIYKEVTHFVELEEVSPDVELYIIKKPPNVHDIKIPAFVVYELIDDIRRRIDKGLRVAEKAVRESVIDTQNVDAIIQRLRRNYRKALREGIVDSKEDFELILLAKELDATIVSADIGILTWAQKMGIKWIDAARFKEVLDELVEKIG; encoded by the coding sequence ATGATCCGCTTTGTGCTTGACACGAGCATCTTTGTTAATCCAGATATTAGGAACAAGTTTGGAGAAAACCCTACAGAAGCCATGAAAAAATTTTTAGAGTACGCGGAGAGGCTTTTTGGCAGGGTTGAATTCTACATGCCTCCGGGTATCTACAAGGAGGTAACTCATTTTGTTGAACTCGAAGAAGTTTCTCCCGATGTTGAGCTTTATATAATCAAAAAACCTCCCAACGTGCATGACATCAAAATACCTGCTTTTGTCGTTTATGAACTCATTGACGATATTAGGAGGAGGATAGACAAAGGCCTTAGAGTAGCTGAAAAGGCAGTGAGAGAGAGTGTAATAGACACGCAAAATGTGGACGCAATAATCCAGAGACTTAGGAGAAACTACAGAAAGGCTCTACGAGAGGGAATTGTGGACAGTAAGGAAGATTTTGAGCTCATTCTTCTGGCCAAAGAACTCGATGCAACAATTGTTTCTGCAGATATTGGGATTTTAACATGGGCCCAAAAGATGGGGATCAAGTGGATAGATGCTGCAAGGTTTAAGGAGGTTCTCGATGAACTCGTGGAAAAAATAGGATAA
- a CDS encoding TRAP transporter fused permease subunit — MEIEEKSEKVEEIVLEKTRTLPPKLENVIKIAAILIGIYEILFIFNFNYTLYDLFSRMGITISPLKTTFQTKQGEAFVLAMILLITYLLYPIKKKKEYLKKVPWYDYILAALGVISSMYLFLVYQRYATYAEVYMTDVIFGVMAIILVLEATRRVLGWVLPLVVVVFLLYGINNIGFNWIRFTQQLYFDEGIFGIPFFVMTIYVFAFVFFGVFLLKIGISDYITEFMISLFGSRPGGPAKSAVVSSGLMGTVSGSSVANVLTTGTFTIPLMKKAGYPLEVAGAVEPVASTGGQLMPPIMGAAAFIMAEFLGIPYNKLIIAAVLPALVYYSGVYLFIDLETKRLGLKGMPKEKFAPLNYFIRKLYILLPIAVITVALVWGILPHISAISSLGIAIWIAWISKDNIRGHEGIYVASVITTTILMFTGREMALTVTIVLILLALSLIVLSFSTKLLEFNEKLYISLLFILFIALTKYLGMRKEQILLMSGVMGIAFSLIVGYISKSEDGKKMYSATYESMIDAGKTSTSVMLAAASAGLIQGVLTMTGLVTSLGYRLIDLTAGNLWLLLLLTMVFSLILGMGVPTTANYIITSLVAAPAIYNAVLGLQPYSSPVPGFTTPIALLAAHFFVFYFGILADVTPPVALASYAGSALAGGDFWKTAMNAVKYALAGYIGPYIYFNHPEMFLITVENWTATTALQVLYDFGATLLVMYLLAIALTGWFQKNLRKEIRAVIGAIGIAAASLHIVPVAIGVATLVGLRIFDRKLMD, encoded by the coding sequence ATGGAAATCGAAGAAAAATCTGAAAAAGTAGAGGAGATCGTGCTGGAAAAAACGAGAACACTTCCTCCAAAGCTTGAGAACGTGATAAAAATAGCCGCAATCTTAATAGGTATCTACGAGATCCTTTTCATATTCAACTTCAATTACACATTGTATGATCTCTTCTCAAGAATGGGTATTACCATCAGCCCGCTAAAGACAACTTTTCAAACTAAGCAAGGAGAAGCCTTCGTTCTTGCAATGATCCTCCTAATAACATACCTTCTCTACCCCATAAAGAAAAAGAAAGAATATCTCAAAAAAGTTCCGTGGTATGACTATATCCTGGCAGCACTCGGGGTTATCTCATCAATGTACCTATTCCTTGTATATCAAAGGTACGCCACATATGCGGAGGTATACATGACCGATGTTATTTTTGGCGTAATGGCAATAATATTGGTGCTGGAGGCAACAAGAAGAGTACTCGGGTGGGTTCTTCCGCTTGTTGTGGTTGTGTTTTTGCTTTATGGAATAAACAATATAGGGTTTAACTGGATCAGGTTTACCCAGCAGCTGTATTTCGATGAGGGAATCTTCGGAATCCCATTTTTCGTTATGACAATTTATGTATTCGCTTTTGTGTTTTTTGGGGTATTTTTGCTAAAAATTGGGATAAGTGATTACATAACGGAGTTCATGATATCTCTCTTTGGCTCCCGTCCAGGAGGGCCTGCTAAATCAGCAGTTGTCTCAAGTGGGCTAATGGGGACTGTAAGCGGCTCAAGCGTTGCCAACGTTCTAACCACGGGGACTTTTACCATACCCTTGATGAAAAAAGCCGGCTATCCCCTCGAAGTTGCCGGAGCCGTCGAGCCTGTTGCCTCCACTGGTGGACAGTTAATGCCCCCTATAATGGGTGCGGCCGCGTTTATTATGGCTGAATTTCTCGGGATTCCTTATAACAAGTTAATCATAGCCGCTGTGCTACCCGCTTTAGTTTACTACTCGGGTGTTTATCTGTTCATAGACCTAGAAACGAAAAGGCTCGGGCTAAAAGGAATGCCGAAGGAGAAATTCGCGCCTCTTAACTATTTCATTAGAAAGCTCTACATACTACTCCCAATAGCCGTTATTACGGTGGCGTTAGTTTGGGGGATACTCCCACACATATCTGCAATTTCTTCTTTAGGGATAGCAATCTGGATAGCCTGGATATCAAAGGACAACATTAGGGGGCATGAAGGAATTTACGTAGCTTCAGTAATAACAACCACGATCCTTATGTTTACCGGCAGAGAAATGGCATTAACAGTGACAATAGTCCTTATTTTGCTTGCATTGTCCTTAATAGTATTGTCTTTTTCAACCAAACTGCTGGAATTTAACGAAAAGCTGTACATAAGCTTGCTCTTCATTCTCTTCATAGCCCTAACCAAGTACCTGGGAATGAGAAAAGAGCAAATACTACTGATGAGCGGCGTAATGGGGATAGCTTTCTCGCTAATAGTTGGGTATATCTCAAAAAGCGAGGATGGCAAGAAAATGTACTCAGCCACCTACGAATCCATGATCGATGCTGGGAAAACAAGCACAAGTGTAATGTTGGCAGCAGCAAGCGCTGGACTTATCCAAGGTGTACTTACAATGACGGGATTGGTTACAAGTTTGGGTTACAGGTTAATCGACCTAACCGCAGGCAATTTGTGGTTACTGCTTCTGTTGACCATGGTCTTCAGCCTAATCTTAGGAATGGGAGTACCAACTACAGCAAACTATATAATAACATCTCTTGTGGCTGCTCCAGCAATATATAATGCAGTCTTAGGTTTACAGCCCTATAGCTCTCCCGTCCCTGGATTTACGACTCCGATAGCCCTTTTGGCAGCTCACTTCTTTGTATTCTACTTTGGAATACTCGCCGATGTTACCCCACCGGTAGCTTTGGCTTCTTATGCGGGTTCAGCTTTAGCGGGAGGAGATTTCTGGAAGACAGCCATGAATGCCGTGAAATATGCCTTGGCTGGGTACATTGGACCATACATTTATTTCAACCATCCAGAGATGTTCTTAATAACCGTGGAGAATTGGACAGCAACAACGGCTCTCCAGGTGCTTTACGATTTTGGGGCTACGCTTTTAGTCATGTATCTCTTGGCGATAGCACTCACTGGCTGGTTCCAGAAAAACCTCAGAAAGGAGATAAGAGCAGTTATTGGAGCAATAGGCATTGCCGCGGCGAGTCTCCACATAGTCCCGGTTGCAATTGGAGTAGCAACTCTCGTAGGGCTTAGAATTTTTGATAGAAAGCTCATGGACTGA
- a CDS encoding DUF1850 domain-containing protein produces the protein MNLLKRFLFLFPSLIILLFPANVLVISDGTHSYVSLLGEKDVKIAYIHSVQRSEVVEELKVNKTGLYVTGMWWKDFGAGLPEDLQYLENGYYVKKVNIPLGKSLSFWFIPLNHAKISVNGEVILSPTKETPVNFNVRKCPLILVIIGRC, from the coding sequence GTGAACCTTTTGAAGAGGTTTCTTTTTTTGTTTCCTTCTCTTATAATACTTCTTTTTCCCGCGAATGTTCTTGTAATAAGCGATGGGACTCACTCGTATGTGAGCCTTCTTGGTGAGAAGGACGTAAAGATCGCCTACATACACAGTGTTCAGAGAAGTGAAGTCGTAGAAGAGCTTAAAGTCAACAAAACAGGCTTGTACGTCACTGGAATGTGGTGGAAGGACTTTGGAGCGGGCCTTCCAGAGGACCTCCAATACTTGGAAAACGGCTATTATGTCAAAAAAGTCAATATTCCCCTCGGAAAGAGTCTCAGCTTTTGGTTTATTCCCTTGAATCACGCAAAAATTAGTGTGAACGGAGAAGTTATATTGTCTCCAACCAAAGAAACCCCTGTGAATTTTAATGTGAGGAAATGTCCGCTTATACTTGTAATAATCGGGAGGTGCTGA
- a CDS encoding TAXI family TRAP transporter solute-binding subunit, producing the protein MKWKAIGLILVLALGLIVSGCTQKATQTQTTTQAQEITIYTGGTGGVYFPLGSKYAEILTKNGVPAKAVTSGASVANAKAIGDGTAQAAVLQNDVAYYAYNGLYMFEGQAIKNIRGVAALYPETVQFIVRADSDIKTLQDLAGKKVAIGAPGSGTAVAAEQVLRAAGVWDSIEKVNQQFSEASQSLKLGQVDAAVIVSGIPTPSVNQIAVQTPVRVLPIPDDILNKLKQQGYIFYVRQVVPKGTYNGVEEDTPTLAVKAMLAVSADLSEDTVYKMTKILFENVDQLRAVHQKAQLISLETALDGMSIPLHPGAIKYYEEKGLSIPEELKG; encoded by the coding sequence ATGAAGTGGAAAGCAATTGGTTTGATATTGGTTTTGGCCCTTGGTTTGATTGTTTCGGGCTGTACTCAAAAAGCGACACAAACTCAGACAACAACCCAAGCCCAAGAAATAACCATCTATACCGGTGGAACCGGAGGAGTTTACTTCCCTCTCGGCTCTAAGTATGCGGAGATCTTAACTAAAAATGGTGTCCCAGCTAAGGCCGTTACAAGCGGTGCAAGCGTGGCAAACGCAAAGGCAATTGGAGATGGAACCGCTCAGGCTGCAGTCCTCCAGAACGATGTGGCTTACTATGCCTACAACGGTCTCTACATGTTCGAAGGGCAAGCAATAAAAAACATTAGAGGAGTTGCCGCCCTTTATCCAGAAACGGTGCAATTCATCGTTAGGGCAGATAGCGATATTAAAACACTTCAAGATCTGGCTGGAAAGAAAGTGGCCATAGGTGCCCCAGGAAGCGGAACCGCCGTTGCTGCGGAGCAAGTACTTAGAGCGGCTGGCGTTTGGGACAGCATTGAAAAGGTGAACCAACAGTTCAGCGAGGCTTCACAAAGCCTTAAGCTCGGCCAAGTTGATGCGGCCGTTATTGTTTCTGGAATTCCAACCCCGTCAGTTAACCAAATAGCCGTCCAGACACCGGTTAGAGTCCTTCCAATTCCAGATGACATTCTTAACAAGCTCAAACAACAGGGGTACATATTCTACGTCAGGCAAGTAGTTCCAAAGGGAACCTACAATGGTGTTGAAGAGGACACCCCAACCCTAGCCGTTAAAGCAATGCTTGCCGTGAGTGCTGATCTTTCAGAAGACACAGTTTACAAGATGACTAAGATATTGTTCGAAAACGTCGACCAACTTAGGGCAGTTCACCAGAAAGCCCAACTTATAAGCCTAGAAACAGCCCTTGACGGTATGAGCATACCACTGCACCCCGGAGCAATAAAGTACTATGAAGAGAAAGGTCTGAGCATTCCAGAAGAGCTTAAAGGGTGA
- a CDS encoding D-aminoacyl-tRNA deacylase: MKVIMTTSVDLASMNIRHKLIEHFGFRETEQKFDGTQVYHWKDTVLLTTDREMIYYDHLDREITNQLNITPEIIIFASRHSSQQKLPALTTHVTGNWGKAIYGGKDESLAIAEPRAMKLALLKLRELNTLGWTVCYEATHHGPSELGVPSLFIEIGSSKEEWKNEEAGEIIAETILYVLENYQKSKFKTAIGIGGGHYAPKQTKKALTSDIAFSHIAAKYAHPLSKEMLLKAIKRTSGEVNAIYVDWKGSKGETRQIARDLAEELGLEFIKD; this comes from the coding sequence ATGAAGGTTATAATGACGACCAGCGTTGATTTAGCATCCATGAACATTAGGCATAAGCTGATTGAGCATTTTGGATTTCGAGAGACAGAGCAGAAATTCGATGGAACTCAAGTTTATCATTGGAAAGACACTGTGTTATTAACAACTGACAGGGAAATGATATACTATGATCATCTCGACAGGGAGATAACAAACCAGCTAAACATAACCCCAGAGATAATAATTTTCGCATCTAGGCATTCAAGTCAGCAAAAGCTTCCGGCTTTAACGACCCATGTAACTGGAAACTGGGGAAAGGCCATTTATGGGGGAAAAGATGAAAGCTTGGCTATTGCAGAACCCAGGGCAATGAAGCTTGCACTTCTAAAGTTGCGTGAATTAAACACCCTGGGGTGGACTGTATGCTACGAGGCAACACACCATGGGCCAAGTGAGCTTGGAGTGCCTTCCCTTTTTATAGAGATTGGCTCCAGCAAAGAGGAATGGAAAAACGAGGAAGCCGGAGAGATAATTGCAGAGACGATTTTATACGTGCTGGAAAATTATCAAAAAAGCAAATTCAAAACTGCAATTGGGATTGGTGGGGGGCATTACGCTCCCAAACAAACAAAAAAAGCGCTGACCTCTGATATTGCTTTTTCCCACATAGCCGCAAAATATGCGCATCCGCTGTCTAAGGAAATGCTCCTCAAGGCCATAAAAAGAACTTCGGGAGAAGTTAATGCCATCTACGTCGACTGGAAAGGGAGCAAAGGAGAAACAAGGCAGATTGCAAGGGATTTAGCTGAAGAACTGGGCTTAGAATTTATCAAAGACTAA
- the ftsZ gene encoding cell division protein FtsZ — MLKLIENAIERTSVGANAPLEVQAPSSDIDEELKRILEQVQAKIYVIGVGGAGCNTVNRMMDVGIQGAKIIAVNTDAQDLLKIKAHKKILIGKELTRGLGAGNNPKVGEEAAKESERDIRDALEGADMVFITCGLGGGTGTGAAPIVAELAKKMGALTVSVVTLPFTVEGIRRIKNAEYGLERLRKNSDTVIVIPNDKLMEVAPNLPIHMAFKVADEILVQAVKGITELITKPGLINLDFADVKAVMKDGGVAMIGIGESDSEKRALEAATQALNSPLLDVDISGAKGALISIAGSDVKLEEAQQIIELVTSKLDPEAQVIWGIQLDPELEKSIRVMVVVTGVSSPYAVVEESEISYSPEEEKKVIKLDLTEL, encoded by the coding sequence ATGTTGAAACTAATTGAAAACGCGATAGAAAGGACCTCCGTCGGGGCAAATGCTCCACTTGAAGTACAAGCTCCATCTTCTGACATTGATGAGGAGCTTAAGAGAATATTAGAGCAAGTGCAGGCAAAGATATATGTCATCGGTGTCGGTGGTGCGGGCTGTAACACCGTTAATAGAATGATGGATGTTGGAATTCAAGGTGCCAAGATAATTGCTGTTAATACCGATGCTCAGGATCTTTTAAAGATAAAAGCTCACAAAAAGATACTCATTGGTAAAGAGCTTACGAGAGGACTTGGTGCTGGGAACAACCCAAAAGTTGGCGAAGAGGCTGCAAAAGAAAGCGAGAGGGATATTAGAGATGCTCTTGAAGGAGCCGACATGGTCTTCATAACCTGCGGTCTTGGAGGGGGAACCGGAACCGGTGCCGCCCCAATAGTTGCAGAGCTGGCAAAAAAGATGGGTGCTCTAACGGTTTCTGTAGTAACGCTTCCATTTACCGTTGAAGGCATAAGGAGAATTAAAAACGCTGAATATGGTCTTGAGAGACTTAGAAAGAACAGCGATACTGTCATAGTCATTCCGAACGACAAGCTTATGGAAGTTGCGCCCAATTTGCCAATTCATATGGCATTCAAAGTTGCCGATGAAATTCTTGTTCAGGCTGTTAAGGGCATTACAGAACTAATTACAAAGCCGGGTCTAATTAACCTTGACTTTGCGGATGTGAAGGCGGTCATGAAAGACGGCGGCGTTGCAATGATTGGTATTGGTGAGAGCGATAGTGAAAAGAGGGCTTTGGAAGCAGCAACACAAGCATTGAACAGCCCATTGCTTGACGTCGACATAAGCGGTGCTAAAGGGGCATTAATAAGCATTGCGGGAAGCGACGTTAAACTCGAGGAAGCCCAGCAGATAATCGAACTAGTCACCAGCAAGCTTGATCCAGAGGCTCAGGTAATATGGGGAATACAGCTTGATCCAGAACTCGAAAAGAGCATAAGGGTGATGGTAGTTGTGACCGGAGTCAGCTCTCCATATGCAGTAGTTGAGGAATCTGAAATCTCATATTCCCCAGAGGAAGAAAAGAAAGTTATTAAGCTCGACTTAACCGAGCTTTAA
- a CDS encoding protein translocase SEC61 complex subunit gamma has product MAESYTEKFKNFISESKRVLLVTKKPSWKEYKLAAKITGIGIILIGFIGMLIHIIGTLIEGGA; this is encoded by the coding sequence ATGGCAGAGAGCTACACAGAAAAGTTTAAAAACTTCATATCTGAGTCAAAGAGAGTTTTACTTGTGACCAAAAAGCCAAGTTGGAAGGAGTATAAGCTTGCTGCCAAGATAACGGGCATTGGAATTATTTTAATAGGCTTTATCGGCATGCTTATCCACATTATTGGTACATTGATAGAAGGTGGAGCATAA
- a CDS encoding transcription elongation factor Spt5, translating into MDSKIFAVRVTVGQEENTAKLIYSKAKTYNLPIRAILAPSKVKGYIFVEAAEKAAVDEAIRGIRHAKGTLPREIAFSEIEHFLEEKPAVSGFEPGDIVELIAGPFKGEKAKVVRVDEAKDEVVVELIGAIVPIPVTVRGEYVRLISKRSEE; encoded by the coding sequence ATGGACTCGAAGATATTTGCAGTAAGGGTAACAGTTGGACAGGAAGAGAACACTGCCAAGCTTATTTACAGTAAGGCAAAGACCTACAACCTGCCTATTAGGGCAATTTTAGCTCCTTCCAAGGTTAAAGGGTATATCTTTGTTGAGGCTGCGGAGAAAGCAGCGGTGGATGAGGCAATCAGGGGCATCAGACATGCAAAAGGAACCCTACCTAGAGAGATAGCCTTTAGCGAGATAGAGCACTTCCTTGAAGAGAAACCCGCAGTTAGCGGATTTGAACCTGGAGATATTGTCGAGCTTATTGCCGGTCCGTTTAAGGGAGAAAAGGCTAAGGTTGTCAGAGTTGATGAAGCAAAAGATGAGGTTGTTGTCGAACTCATCGGAGCTATAGTACCGATCCCCGTTACGGTTAGAGGGGAATACGTTAGGCTTATAAGCAAACGCTCAGAGGAGTAG
- a CDS encoding 50S ribosomal protein L11: MAKKQIVEVLVEGGKATPGPPLGPAIGPLGLNVKQVVDKINEATKDFAGMQVPVKIIVDPVTRQFEIEVGTPPVSQLIKKELGLEKGSSEPTRNIVGDLTMEQVIRIAKAKKQQMLAADLKAAVKEVIGTALSMGVTVEGKDPREVQKEIDEGVYDEVFAKVE; the protein is encoded by the coding sequence ATGGCAAAAAAACAAATTGTTGAAGTGTTGGTTGAGGGTGGTAAAGCTACTCCCGGTCCTCCACTGGGTCCAGCAATTGGTCCCCTAGGGCTGAACGTTAAGCAAGTAGTTGATAAGATAAACGAGGCGACAAAGGATTTTGCGGGAATGCAGGTTCCAGTTAAGATTATTGTAGACCCAGTGACGAGACAATTTGAGATTGAGGTTGGTACCCCTCCAGTAAGCCAGCTTATAAAGAAGGAGCTTGGCCTTGAGAAAGGTTCAAGTGAGCCAACAAGAAACATTGTGGGAGATTTAACAATGGAACAGGTTATCAGGATAGCAAAGGCAAAGAAGCAGCAAATGCTTGCAGCTGATCTAAAAGCTGCTGTCAAAGAAGTCATAGGAACGGCACTGAGCATGGGAGTTACCGTGGAAGGTAAAGATCCAAGAGAAGTGCAGAAGGAAATAGACGAAGGAGTTTATGACGAAGTATTTGCAAAGGTGGAGTGA
- a CDS encoding 50S ribosomal protein L1, giving the protein MAFDRQKIVEAVKEAKARAKPRNFTQTVEVAVNLKDIDLKKPENRFKLEVVLPHGRGKEPKIAVIADGAVAEAAKKLGLDVISGEELEELGSNPRGARKIAKKYDFFIAAAPLMPKIGRHLGRYLGPRNKMPTVVPPTVTDLTPFVERLKKTVGIQLKNNPVVHAPVGTENMDDEKLAENIEAVLNAIIGKLERGESQIKSVYVKTTMGPAVKIEG; this is encoded by the coding sequence ATGGCCTTTGACAGGCAAAAAATCGTGGAAGCGGTGAAGGAGGCTAAAGCCCGGGCTAAGCCGCGTAACTTCACACAGACCGTCGAAGTGGCAGTAAACCTCAAGGATATTGACCTTAAAAAACCTGAAAACAGGTTTAAGCTTGAGGTTGTTTTGCCACACGGTCGTGGGAAGGAGCCAAAAATTGCGGTCATCGCTGATGGTGCCGTTGCCGAGGCGGCTAAAAAGCTCGGGCTTGATGTGATTAGTGGTGAGGAATTGGAGGAATTGGGGAGCAACCCAAGAGGCGCGAGAAAGATAGCCAAGAAGTATGACTTTTTCATAGCAGCTGCTCCTCTAATGCCAAAGATTGGTAGACACCTTGGTAGATACTTAGGTCCAAGAAATAAGATGCCCACGGTAGTTCCACCCACAGTAACCGACCTTACACCATTTGTTGAAAGGCTTAAAAAGACTGTAGGGATACAGCTCAAAAACAACCCGGTAGTACATGCTCCAGTTGGCACAGAGAACATGGACGATGAAAAGCTTGCAGAGAACATTGAAGCAGTGCTTAATGCAATAATAGGAAAGCTCGAAAGAGGAGAGAGCCAAATTAAGTCAGTATACGTCAAAACAACAATGGGTCCAGCTGTAAAAATAGAGGGGTGA